In the Victivallis sp. Marseille-Q1083 genome, one interval contains:
- a CDS encoding type II secretion system protein — translation MKKYQFTLIELLVVIAIIAILASMLLPALGKAKAKAQAIKCLGNLKQHGIAAILYAGDWNSYPWSEYRAATTGQRYAVVGVLAESGYLSSPATWHCPANTTTTNNFTDIPPDDWQSGAWPDSRTMVNYAYNRNFLKALRVWGTWNHCGDCAAHGGSEQSAAAIDGSPYAAGSIMFCDGSLIYLDDTHWVTDIDKQGNATGRIRFVHNNRMNFVRGDGSGDQAIISELVADNVAFYKKYYSIWCD, via the coding sequence ATGAAAAAGTACCAATTCACTCTGATTGAACTGCTGGTCGTGATCGCGATCATCGCCATCCTCGCCTCCATGCTGCTGCCGGCGCTCGGCAAAGCCAAGGCCAAAGCGCAGGCCATCAAATGTCTCGGCAACCTGAAACAGCACGGCATCGCCGCCATCCTGTACGCCGGCGACTGGAACAGCTATCCGTGGAGCGAATACCGGGCGGCCACGACCGGGCAGCGGTATGCGGTAGTCGGCGTCCTGGCGGAATCGGGTTATCTGTCCTCGCCGGCAACCTGGCACTGTCCCGCCAACACGACCACCACCAATAATTTTACCGACATCCCACCGGACGACTGGCAATCGGGCGCCTGGCCGGATTCCCGGACCATGGTCAACTATGCCTACAATCGCAATTTCCTGAAAGCGCTGCGGGTCTGGGGCACCTGGAATCATTGCGGTGATTGCGCCGCCCACGGCGGCTCGGAGCAAAGTGCGGCAGCGATCGACGGTTCGCCTTATGCGGCCGGTTCGATCATGTTCTGCGACGGCAGCCTGATTTATCTGGACGATACCCACTGGGTCACCGATATCGACAAGCAGGGCAATGCCACCGGCCGGATCCGTTTCGTTCATAACAACCGGATGAATTTCGTCCGCGGCGACGGTTCCGGCGATCAGGCGATCATCAGCGAACTGGTCGCCGACAATGTTGCATTTTATAAGAAATATTATTCGATCTGGTGCGATTAA
- a CDS encoding sugar isomerase domain-containing protein — protein MTEWNDGGYVEKIFSNIRRVVAEQGGNIRRAAGLMADAIAADRLINVYGGGGHTTLAMGEIFFRAGGFCNINPLMETGLSVFNQALKYLELERCVNYGRAIVRYYQLQAGDLLLIFHNIGINAATIDAALEAKEHGVQIIAVSSSCWQRQMPADHFIRHPSGRNLFDLADVCIDDYNPVGDAVVELPGMDTPVAPISNVVDFTIAHLLEIETARQCLARGIVPPVWKSANTPGGDEANRASLEKYMPRIKSL, from the coding sequence ATGACGGAATGGAATGATGGCGGTTATGTCGAAAAAATTTTCAGCAACATCAGGCGGGTCGTCGCCGAGCAGGGCGGCAACATCCGCCGCGCCGCCGGCCTGATGGCCGATGCCATCGCCGCCGACCGGCTGATCAACGTCTATGGCGGCGGCGGCCATACGACGCTGGCGATGGGGGAAATCTTTTTCCGGGCCGGCGGATTTTGCAATATCAATCCGCTGATGGAAACCGGCCTGTCGGTATTCAACCAGGCGTTGAAATACCTGGAACTGGAACGTTGCGTCAATTACGGCCGGGCGATCGTCCGGTATTACCAACTGCAGGCGGGAGATTTGCTGCTGATCTTTCACAACATCGGCATCAACGCCGCGACGATCGATGCGGCGCTGGAAGCCAAAGAACACGGCGTCCAGATCATCGCCGTCTCGAGTTCCTGCTGGCAGCGGCAGATGCCGGCGGATCACTTTATCCGCCATCCGTCCGGTCGGAATCTGTTCGATCTGGCCGATGTCTGCATCGACGATTACAATCCGGTCGGCGACGCGGTGGTCGAATTGCCGGGGATGGATACGCCGGTTGCACCGATTTCCAATGTGGTCGATTTTACCATCGCCCATCTGCTGGAGATCGAAACCGCCCGGCAGTGTCTGGCGCGCGGCATCGTGCCGCCGGTCTGGAAAAGCGCCAACACCCCGGGCGGCGATGAAGCCAACCGGGCTTCGCTGGAAAAATATATGCCGCGGATCAAAAGCCTGTAG
- a CDS encoding Gfo/Idh/MocA family protein, which translates to MKPVKIAMMSLTHGHTRKYYQTLRDNPRLEWVACCAEDEAARQVYAAYERQVPCYLSEEEMFERHPDIEAVVIASANCRHAAQVKACAGRGLHMLSMKIPTFDPAEYDEMIAAVDAAGVILQIELEMHYNPVVRRLKELIAAGAVGRVRSIQATNITLSPVWAFPWQGVPEASYGARVPLKAGDRRCRGGALCDHPHVFDLVRHLTGADFDFVYSAAGPNLRPELEVEDMLLVNGKMTDGTAFLFDPSWSRLEERLSIPGPGWEKFPKRMEVNLTVVGDEGVLMCDCFGPNVYHNGAPHDRYTVQYTYFDEWIGLIDEFVGCIRHHIQPKINLRWHRQTIEAMNACYRSIASGRPEKIEAKRS; encoded by the coding sequence ATGAAACCGGTGAAAATTGCGATGATGTCCCTGACCCACGGACATACCCGGAAGTATTACCAGACCCTGCGCGACAATCCGCGGTTGGAATGGGTGGCCTGCTGCGCCGAAGATGAAGCCGCCCGGCAGGTTTACGCCGCTTATGAACGGCAGGTGCCGTGTTATCTGAGCGAGGAGGAAATGTTCGAGCGTCATCCGGACATTGAGGCGGTCGTCATCGCTTCGGCCAACTGCCGCCATGCGGCCCAGGTCAAAGCGTGCGCCGGCCGGGGACTGCATATGCTGTCGATGAAAATTCCAACCTTCGACCCGGCCGAATACGATGAGATGATCGCCGCCGTCGACGCGGCAGGCGTCATCTTGCAGATCGAGCTGGAAATGCATTACAATCCGGTGGTACGGCGGCTGAAGGAGCTGATCGCCGCCGGAGCGGTCGGTCGTGTCCGTTCCATCCAGGCGACCAACATCACGCTGTCGCCGGTCTGGGCGTTTCCCTGGCAGGGGGTGCCGGAGGCCAGTTACGGCGCCCGGGTGCCGCTCAAAGCCGGCGACCGGCGGTGCCGCGGCGGCGCGTTGTGCGATCATCCGCACGTGTTCGATCTAGTTCGTCACCTGACCGGCGCCGATTTCGACTTCGTGTATTCGGCGGCCGGGCCGAACCTGCGGCCGGAACTGGAAGTCGAGGATATGCTGCTGGTCAACGGCAAAATGACCGACGGCACCGCCTTCCTGTTCGACCCGTCCTGGTCGCGGCTGGAAGAACGGCTGAGCATTCCGGGACCGGGCTGGGAGAAATTCCCGAAACGGATGGAAGTCAATCTGACGGTGGTCGGCGACGAAGGCGTGCTGATGTGCGACTGCTTCGGGCCGAATGTCTACCACAACGGTGCGCCGCATGATCGCTATACGGTGCAGTACACCTATTTCGACGAATGGATCGGCCTGATCGATGAATTCGTCGGCTGTATCCGGCATCATATCCAGCCGAAGATCAATCTGCGCTGGCACCGGCAGACGATCGAGGCGATGAATGCCTGTTACCGCAGCATCGCCTCCGGCCGGCCGGAAAAAATCGAAGCGAAAAGGAGCTGA
- a CDS encoding DUF2807 domain-containing protein → MRQKAGIILAGTLLAVLAVSCSINRNGLTIGVNSAEEESWGLSFNQAQLEGNGVVAERRTVFDVPVSRLSLSGTWEVTVECGAGEDSCNIITEENLLPYVVQEFQDGRLVVKWQTSTGIRCTKPQRLEIKTSGSPSEVVVSGACVLTMNSAVGEKLTCRLSGVSRGEWSACNVAELELALSGASWANCSGEWREVQLKASGTSEAELSGSADALVIGLSGTSRANCSGEWREVQLKASGTSEGILTGKIETLRVALSGMARANVDQTIDAAFELSGASRLNITLFGVLSGEASGTSMVNYSGAKQVNSRLSGMASCRSSR, encoded by the coding sequence ATGCGGCAGAAGGCGGGAATAATTTTAGCGGGTACGTTGCTGGCGGTTTTAGCGGTCTCCTGTTCGATCAATCGGAACGGCTTGACGATTGGAGTCAACTCGGCCGAAGAGGAATCGTGGGGATTGAGCTTCAATCAAGCCCAACTGGAAGGCAACGGTGTCGTTGCGGAGCGGCGGACCGTTTTCGACGTGCCGGTATCGCGTCTGTCGTTGTCCGGCACCTGGGAAGTGACGGTGGAGTGCGGCGCCGGAGAAGACAGTTGCAACATCATCACCGAAGAAAATCTGCTGCCTTATGTGGTTCAGGAGTTCCAGGACGGCCGATTGGTTGTAAAATGGCAGACTAGTACCGGTATTCGCTGCACCAAGCCGCAGCGATTGGAAATCAAAACCAGCGGATCGCCGTCGGAAGTTGTGGTTTCCGGGGCCTGTGTGCTGACGATGAACAGTGCCGTCGGTGAAAAATTGACCTGCCGGTTGTCCGGTGTCAGCCGCGGTGAGTGGAGTGCGTGCAATGTGGCGGAGCTTGAACTGGCCTTGTCGGGGGCCAGCTGGGCGAACTGCAGCGGCGAGTGGCGGGAGGTGCAATTGAAGGCCAGCGGCACCAGCGAGGCGGAGTTGTCCGGATCGGCAGATGCTTTGGTTATTGGATTGTCGGGGACCAGCCGGGCGAACTGCAGTGGCGAGTGGCGGGAGGTGCAATTGAAGGCCAGCGGCACCAGCGAAGGAATTCTGACCGGAAAGATTGAAACTTTGCGTGTGGCGTTGTCCGGCATGGCCCGGGCGAATGTCGATCAAACGATAGATGCGGCGTTCGAGCTGTCCGGGGCCAGCCGGTTGAATATCACCCTCTTCGGTGTTCTCAGCGGCGAGGCATCCGGTACCTCAATGGTGAATTATTCCGGTGCGAAGCAGGTGAACAGTCGGTTGTCAGGGATGGCCTCCTGCCGAAGCAGCCGGTGA
- a CDS encoding DUF4091 domain-containing protein, which produces MHNRFLLTLLAALSAGNWLAAADWLLNDFETPEEIAQWRIRESPQKMPELTLNRESQFVTSGRGCGQFDSPGTRSGGPGWPAFLLPGDRMNRDDWRAFDEITFDVYNPSELEISLWLRFTVEGGLWHSFRVQVLPGSNHLAAALPELVSRGKMTEFQFFHNEPPEDRTLYIDNLRLLVTPAKTVEKWERLRSGLNDPERLPIREAAGRQADFAAFATRLDTWRQIDDPMTAAETLLTWRDELAKLEKECDDAFNRRKITEWQQNFPNQPWGYAVETGSRKVFRDEVPFQGTPGGSLQITLARHEYEAAQLVLRASQAVATVTAGVSDLTDPASGRTIDRGNIRIHPVGYVRPPRVSYAERLTQWYPDIVLTDLAQFDLAAEVWQPLWVEVYAPRDTAAGTYEGTITVHGAGMESLIVPLSVTVWDFTLPLAASLPNLFTYEANRAHRRYARNQAEYDEYVRFKKRQIAYDQLSPGARRLRDLEITSENLLLAHRCSPSSLYNTSWTPQVDDVRRWIDRGASCFNILCVPGIASLREGEPYPADRKAEILALLAAAVPQYDQAGLLPYAVIYGFDESSPNQYAGMRDIMREIKQRYPSIPLLTTAFDYSFGRESGTGEYLNAWCPLTPQFEKHRDAIRQKQREGLQIWYYTCCVPSPPAANLLLEQSGVAPRMLLGALAARYAPDGYLYYQTTMWPDDTPLVAGGVLTNQDGRSSYQGYNGDGLLLYAGRNGPLPSLRLKAIRDGLEDYEYFHLLQQLADEAAAGRRDLNDGDRETLRQLLAELPQLAESFESFDQSGNALLAYRRRVGDFLSRHLCRSAPAVR; this is translated from the coding sequence ATGCACAATCGATTTTTACTCACCCTCCTCGCCGCGCTGTCGGCCGGCAACTGGCTGGCGGCGGCCGACTGGCTGCTCAACGACTTCGAAACGCCGGAGGAGATCGCCCAATGGCGGATCCGAGAATCACCCCAGAAAATGCCGGAACTGACGCTCAATCGCGAATCGCAATTCGTCACCTCCGGCCGGGGCTGCGGGCAATTCGATTCTCCCGGCACCCGCAGCGGCGGTCCGGGCTGGCCGGCTTTCCTGCTTCCCGGCGACCGGATGAACCGCGACGACTGGCGCGCCTTCGACGAAATCACTTTCGATGTCTACAATCCGTCCGAGCTGGAAATCAGCCTGTGGCTGCGCTTCACCGTCGAAGGCGGCCTGTGGCACAGTTTCCGGGTCCAGGTGCTGCCCGGCTCCAATCACCTCGCCGCCGCCTTGCCGGAACTCGTCAGCCGGGGAAAAATGACCGAATTTCAATTTTTTCACAACGAACCGCCGGAGGACCGGACTCTTTATATCGACAATCTGCGGCTGCTGGTGACGCCGGCGAAAACCGTCGAAAAATGGGAGCGGCTGCGCAGTGGACTGAACGATCCGGAGCGGCTGCCGATCCGGGAAGCGGCCGGCAGACAGGCCGATTTCGCTGCCTTCGCGACCAGGCTCGACACCTGGCGGCAAATCGATGATCCGATGACGGCGGCCGAAACGTTACTGACCTGGCGGGACGAGCTGGCAAAACTGGAAAAGGAATGCGACGACGCCTTCAACCGGCGGAAAATCACCGAATGGCAGCAGAATTTTCCGAACCAGCCGTGGGGATACGCCGTCGAAACCGGCAGCCGGAAGGTATTCCGCGACGAAGTGCCGTTTCAGGGCACGCCGGGCGGCAGCCTGCAAATAACGCTGGCCCGTCACGAATACGAGGCCGCCCAACTGGTCCTGCGCGCCAGTCAGGCCGTCGCCACGGTCACGGCCGGGGTCAGCGATTTAACCGATCCGGCCAGCGGCCGTACCATCGATCGCGGCAACATCCGCATCCATCCGGTCGGATACGTCCGGCCGCCCCGTGTTTCCTATGCCGAACGGCTGACGCAGTGGTACCCGGATATCGTATTGACCGACCTGGCTCAATTCGATCTTGCCGCCGAGGTCTGGCAGCCGTTGTGGGTGGAAGTTTACGCGCCACGCGACACCGCCGCCGGCACCTATGAAGGCACCATCACCGTCCATGGCGCCGGAATGGAATCGCTCATCGTTCCGCTGTCGGTCACCGTCTGGGATTTTACGCTGCCGCTTGCCGCTTCGCTGCCGAACCTCTTCACCTACGAAGCCAACCGGGCCCACCGGCGCTATGCCCGCAACCAGGCGGAATACGACGAATATGTCCGTTTCAAAAAACGGCAAATTGCCTACGACCAACTGAGTCCCGGCGCCCGGCGCCTGCGCGACCTGGAAATCACCAGCGAAAACCTGCTGCTCGCGCACCGCTGTTCGCCGTCGAGCCTGTACAATACCAGCTGGACGCCGCAGGTTGACGACGTCAGGCGCTGGATCGACCGCGGCGCCAGTTGTTTCAATATCCTCTGCGTACCGGGCATCGCTTCGCTGCGCGAAGGCGAACCGTATCCGGCCGACCGCAAAGCCGAAATTCTCGCACTGCTCGCGGCGGCAGTCCCGCAATACGACCAGGCCGGACTGCTTCCCTACGCCGTCATCTACGGTTTCGACGAAAGCAGTCCGAACCAGTACGCCGGCATGCGCGACATCATGCGGGAAATCAAACAGCGTTACCCGTCCATTCCGTTATTGACCACCGCTTTCGATTACAGTTTCGGCCGGGAGAGCGGCACCGGCGAGTATCTGAACGCCTGGTGCCCGCTGACGCCGCAATTCGAAAAACATCGCGACGCAATCCGGCAGAAGCAGCGGGAAGGGTTGCAAATCTGGTATTACACCTGTTGCGTCCCGTCGCCGCCGGCAGCCAATTTATTGCTGGAGCAAAGCGGCGTCGCACCGCGTATGCTGCTCGGCGCGCTCGCCGCCCGTTACGCGCCGGACGGTTATTTGTACTACCAGACCACGATGTGGCCGGACGATACGCCGCTCGTCGCCGGCGGCGTGCTGACCAACCAGGACGGCCGATCTTCCTACCAGGGCTACAACGGCGACGGCCTGCTGCTGTACGCCGGCCGGAACGGTCCGCTACCCAGCCTGCGCCTGAAGGCGATCCGCGACGGCCTGGAGGATTATGAATATTTTCATCTGCTGCAGCAACTGGCCGACGAAGCGGCCGCCGGCCGCCGCGACCTGAACGACGGAGACCGCGAAACGCTGCGGCAACTGCTGGCGGAATTGCCGCAACTGGCCGAGAGTTTCGAATCCTTCGATCAATCGGGCAACGCGTTGCTCGCCTATCGGCGTCGGGTCGGCGACTTCCTCTCCCGGCACCTGTGCCGCTCCGCGCCTGCGGTCCGGTAA
- a CDS encoding amino acid permease yields MSAKANMSVFTLSMLNIAAVLSIVNFPTQAVYGYQIIFYISAAAVCFFIPTALVSAELASAWPYDGGVYLWVKEAFGPQWGFVTVCMQWLNSLPWFATVLTFIATTIAYIFNPELASNRRFVFSVAVTTMWLCTFLNFRGVKLYALLSSIGAIAGTIFPVAVIIVLAVWYLSDGNPAAIPFSFHAMLPKLDSLKEWMLLAGMMVAIAGIDMPAVHVTDVNNPQKNFPRAILISSVLIILLSICGSLSISLIVPPQQLSLASGAPDAFDKMLTALGLHWLTPVMCLFLICGALTTVITWTLGPSKGLLEVAKEGYLPPFWQERNRYDIPVRILTLQAIIPSLIATVIFFMPTISGAFWVMMALSAQLYMMMYLLMFSAAIRLRYSKPDVARPYKIPGGKTGMFCVAGLGFLTSLVSMAAGFIPPEDIRAKGIWHSLGYMSFLSAGTVFFLIAAWLLCRRQTKKKAMETTVNHPS; encoded by the coding sequence ATGTCTGCCAAAGCCAATATGAGTGTATTCACACTGTCGATGCTGAACATCGCCGCCGTACTGTCGATCGTCAATTTTCCCACCCAGGCGGTCTACGGATACCAGATCATTTTTTACATTTCGGCGGCGGCGGTCTGCTTCTTCATCCCGACCGCGCTGGTTTCGGCGGAACTGGCCTCCGCCTGGCCGTACGACGGCGGCGTTTATCTCTGGGTCAAAGAGGCATTCGGCCCGCAATGGGGCTTCGTCACCGTCTGCATGCAATGGCTGAACAGCCTGCCCTGGTTCGCCACCGTATTGACTTTCATCGCCACGACGATCGCCTACATTTTCAATCCGGAACTGGCAAGCAACCGCAGGTTCGTCTTTTCGGTCGCCGTCACCACGATGTGGCTCTGCACCTTTCTCAATTTCCGGGGCGTCAAACTCTATGCGCTGCTGAGCAGCATCGGCGCCATCGCCGGCACGATCTTTCCGGTCGCCGTCATCATCGTGCTGGCCGTCTGGTATCTTTCCGACGGCAATCCGGCGGCAATTCCATTTTCCTTTCACGCCATGCTGCCGAAGCTCGACAGCCTGAAGGAGTGGATGCTGCTGGCCGGTATGATGGTCGCCATCGCCGGCATCGACATGCCGGCCGTGCACGTCACCGATGTCAACAATCCGCAGAAGAATTTCCCGCGCGCCATCCTGATCTCTTCGGTGCTGATCATTCTATTGAGCATTTGCGGCTCCCTGTCGATCTCGCTGATCGTCCCGCCCCAACAGTTGAGCCTGGCCTCCGGCGCTCCGGATGCCTTCGACAAGATGCTGACCGCGCTCGGGCTGCACTGGCTGACGCCGGTGATGTGTCTGTTTCTGATCTGCGGCGCGTTGACGACGGTGATCACCTGGACGCTCGGTCCGTCCAAAGGACTGCTTGAAGTCGCCAAGGAGGGTTATCTGCCGCCGTTCTGGCAAGAACGCAACCGGTACGATATCCCGGTCCGCATCCTGACGCTCCAGGCGATCATCCCGTCGCTGATCGCCACCGTCATCTTTTTCATGCCGACCATCAGCGGCGCGTTCTGGGTGATGATGGCGCTGTCGGCGCAATTGTACATGATGATGTATCTGTTGATGTTTTCCGCCGCCATCCGGCTGCGTTATTCGAAACCGGACGTGGCCCGGCCGTATAAAATTCCCGGCGGCAAAACCGGGATGTTCTGTGTCGCCGGCCTCGGCTTCCTGACCTCGCTGGTCTCGATGGCCGCCGGCTTCATCCCGCCGGAAGACATTCGGGCCAAAGGGATCTGGCACTCGCTCGGCTACATGAGCTTCCTGTCCGCCGGGACCGTTTTCTTCCTGATCGCCGCCTGGCTGCTCTGCCGGCGGCAGACGAAGAAAAAAGCCATGGAAACAACCGTGAACCATCCATCCTGA
- a CDS encoding H-X9-DG-CTERM domain-containing protein — MNKRRFTLIELLVVIAIIAILASMLLPALGRAKAKAQEIKCVGNLKQLGLANLFYADDNDDYSPRPVGYAESNWGIDKIFWPYKIAPYAGSHIDTDDDTTQENWRTNLIFHCPSEGTAPYFGYGKNMTTENFTANGGLIKLASYVDPSSKGVFVDDYTTGSRNSLVMYSWNRYDAKVVGAVTPRHSNGANIGFADGHVEKYGAQKLESVLALAGKNGQTMWYYNIPTEQ, encoded by the coding sequence ATGAACAAACGCCGCTTCACATTGATTGAATTGCTGGTCGTGATCGCCATCATCGCCATCCTCGCCAGTATGCTGCTGCCGGCGCTCGGCAGGGCCAAGGCCAAAGCCCAGGAAATCAAATGTGTCGGAAATTTGAAGCAGCTCGGGCTGGCCAATCTTTTTTACGCCGACGACAACGACGACTATTCGCCCCGGCCGGTCGGCTATGCCGAATCGAACTGGGGAATCGACAAGATCTTCTGGCCGTATAAAATCGCACCTTACGCCGGCAGTCATATCGACACCGACGACGACACCACCCAGGAGAACTGGCGGACCAATCTGATTTTTCACTGTCCGTCGGAAGGCACCGCGCCCTATTTCGGCTACGGCAAAAACATGACCACCGAAAACTTCACGGCCAACGGCGGCCTGATCAAACTGGCCTCCTACGTCGATCCGAGCAGCAAAGGCGTCTTCGTCGACGATTACACCACCGGCAGCCGCAACTCGCTGGTCATGTACAGTTGGAACCGTTACGACGCCAAAGTAGTGGGTGCGGTCACCCCCCGCCACAGCAACGGCGCCAACATCGGCTTCGCCGACGGCCACGTTGAAAAATACGGGGCGCAAAAGCTGGAATCCGTCCTGGCCCTGGCCGGCAAAAACGGCCAGACCATGTGGTACTACAACATTCCGACCGAGCAATAA
- a CDS encoding AGE family epimerase/isomerase: MSETNGPCVLEDLRQCYEQELLEEITPFWLQHSVDREFGGFLTMLDGDGKPFGFDKYMWLQWRNIYMFARLAASPFGCPAYLAAAVQGYEFVERHGRQPDGALALALSREGAIRIPAADERALFSESFAALGAAALYRATGEAKYEREARRCLEYFADSIRRFESGNYYGLPAGRRFGHKLIMINTACTVSGYLDTNDYIGLAGEAVEECFAFYSPQCGRFFERANPDGSFDWETPEGRLVNPGHGLEAMWFVMQYAERIGDQALLRRALNFCDIIWQYAWDFKHGGVFYVADALQLPCPEPTAGVKAWWAQCEALVAAFYCWHLTGEEEWSERFWAVDRWIWRHLRDEKRGGEWFALTELDGTVCQDVKGGAWKGFFHVPRCLLTVLELLQKP; encoded by the coding sequence ATGAGCGAAACAAACGGACCGTGTGTATTGGAAGATTTGCGGCAATGTTACGAACAGGAGTTGCTGGAGGAAATCACGCCGTTCTGGCTGCAGCACAGTGTCGACCGGGAATTCGGCGGCTTTCTGACCATGCTGGACGGTGACGGCAAGCCGTTCGGGTTTGACAAATACATGTGGCTGCAGTGGCGCAATATCTACATGTTCGCCCGGTTGGCGGCTTCGCCTTTCGGCTGTCCGGCGTATCTGGCCGCGGCGGTACAGGGCTATGAATTTGTCGAGCGGCACGGCCGGCAGCCGGATGGCGCCCTGGCCCTGGCGCTCAGCCGGGAGGGGGCGATCAGAATTCCGGCCGCCGATGAGCGGGCATTGTTCAGCGAGAGCTTCGCCGCGCTCGGAGCGGCGGCGCTGTACCGGGCGACCGGAGAGGCGAAGTACGAGCGGGAAGCGCGCCGCTGCCTGGAATATTTCGCCGACAGCATCCGGCGTTTTGAGTCCGGCAATTACTACGGTTTGCCGGCCGGCCGCCGCTTCGGCCATAAGTTGATCATGATCAATACCGCTTGCACGGTCAGCGGTTATCTGGATACCAACGATTATATCGGGCTGGCCGGTGAGGCGGTGGAAGAGTGCTTTGCCTTCTATTCGCCGCAGTGCGGCCGGTTCTTCGAGCGTGCCAATCCGGACGGATCGTTCGATTGGGAGACGCCGGAGGGCCGTCTGGTCAATCCGGGCCACGGCCTGGAAGCGATGTGGTTCGTCATGCAATATGCCGAACGCATCGGTGACCAGGCGCTGCTTCGGCGGGCGTTGAATTTCTGCGACATCATCTGGCAGTACGCCTGGGATTTCAAGCATGGCGGAGTTTTTTACGTCGCCGATGCGTTGCAGTTGCCCTGTCCGGAGCCGACCGCCGGCGTGAAAGCCTGGTGGGCGCAGTGCGAGGCCCTGGTGGCGGCGTTTTACTGCTGGCATTTGACCGGAGAAGAAGAATGGTCCGAGCGTTTCTGGGCGGTCGATCGCTGGATCTGGCGGCATTTGCGCGATGAAAAACGCGGCGGCGAATGGTTTGCTTTGACGGAGCTGGATGGGACGGTTTGCCAGGACGTCAAGGGAGGAGCCTGGAAAGGTTTCTTTCACGTGCCGCGTTGTCTGCTGACGGTGTTGGAGTTGCTGCAAAAACCGTAA
- a CDS encoding substrate-binding domain-containing protein, with product MQLSNRYNKKQQIVAQLRREIARGEHGNIGTPFMTVREIAEEFGVALVTAQKVVSELQSLGILKSASKRLQIVYREQPAQLDRGWRFAVLVTNVDNPFFSRLVNAVELSGRRRDVEIFSACSNYDLQHEKAQLAMLADSGAKGFLICPAHDEKSVPALAELSLPFVVIGRQLKNFDSDVVMVHNFEAGRLVARHLIECGCRDFIYVGIKNFQDDLRLQGFAGELSAQNRALPPEHIILVDARNLDEVLSPTKLVELYNGRKTGLFCYHDLLAMRMLRCARIGKLKVPQELSIVGFDNLPMAMEVFPSLSSISYPIAQIAENAVEMLLQRVRGNGGAGHSISYLNPELMVRESSFDFGGGRMMPEAGRSGKYLLNHH from the coding sequence ATGCAGTTGTCCAACCGTTATAATAAGAAACAACAGATTGTTGCCCAGTTGCGCCGGGAGATCGCCCGCGGCGAGCACGGCAACATCGGAACACCGTTTATGACGGTTCGGGAAATCGCCGAAGAGTTCGGCGTCGCGCTGGTGACCGCCCAGAAGGTGGTGTCGGAGCTGCAGTCGCTCGGCATCCTCAAGAGCGCCAGTAAACGGTTGCAAATCGTTTACCGGGAGCAACCGGCCCAGCTCGACCGCGGCTGGCGCTTTGCGGTGCTGGTGACGAACGTCGACAACCCGTTTTTTTCCCGGCTGGTCAATGCGGTTGAGCTGAGCGGCCGGCGTCGTGATGTCGAAATTTTTTCGGCCTGCAGCAATTACGACCTTCAGCATGAGAAGGCCCAACTGGCGATGCTGGCCGACAGCGGCGCCAAAGGATTCCTGATCTGTCCGGCCCATGATGAAAAATCGGTTCCGGCGCTGGCTGAATTGTCGCTTCCTTTCGTCGTCATCGGCCGGCAGTTGAAGAATTTCGACAGCGACGTGGTCATGGTGCACAACTTCGAAGCCGGCCGGTTGGTGGCCCGGCATCTGATCGAATGCGGCTGCCGGGATTTCATTTATGTCGGGATTAAAAATTTTCAGGACGATTTGCGGCTCCAGGGCTTCGCCGGCGAGTTGTCGGCGCAGAATCGGGCTTTGCCTCCGGAACACATCATCCTGGTCGACGCCCGCAATCTCGACGAGGTGTTGTCGCCGACCAAGCTCGTCGAACTTTACAACGGCCGCAAGACGGGGTTGTTCTGTTACCACGACCTGCTGGCGATGCGGATGCTGCGCTGCGCCCGGATCGGCAAATTGAAAGTGCCGCAGGAGTTGTCGATCGTCGGATTCGACAACCTGCCGATGGCGATGGAGGTGTTTCCGTCGTTGAGCAGTATCTCCTATCCGATCGCTCAAATCGCCGAAAACGCCGTCGAAATGCTGTTGCAGCGCGTCCGCGGCAACGGCGGGGCCGGTCATTCGATCAGCTACCTCAATCCGGAGTTGATGGTGCGGGAGAGTTCCTTTGATTTCGGCGGCGGCCGGATGATGCCGGAGGCCGGCCGAAGTGGAAAATACCTTTTGAATCATCATTAG